The Chloroherpetonaceae bacterium genome window below encodes:
- a CDS encoding tryptophan 2,3-dioxygenase family protein, whose protein sequence is MTQKNNATSGVYYGEYLQLEKILDAQTPLSKVKGKPAHDEMLFIVIHQVYELWFKQILHELDSVLDFFQRDYVLEPNIGVAVSRLIRITEIQSVMIDQLRVLETMAPGDFLDFREALSPASGFQSAQFRLIENKMGLRKIERIGFGGKEYSERLSKSDLAKVLPSEQSRTLFELIELWLERTPFLEFKGFDFWVLYQSVIEKNLARDQSVIEANPFLSPEAREKEMKNLKMTRENFEAIFDSEKHLALIQNGQRRLSHRASKAALLILLYKEKPILHLPYRLLTALIEIDERFATWRYRHFQMVHRMIGTKIGTGGSSGHHYLKTTVDAHRIFSDLFNLSTYLLPSSELPTLPLEVERELGFYYTP, encoded by the coding sequence ATGACACAAAAAAATAATGCTACCTCAGGGGTCTATTACGGCGAGTACCTTCAACTTGAAAAAATTCTTGATGCACAAACGCCACTAAGCAAAGTCAAAGGAAAACCGGCTCATGATGAAATGCTTTTTATCGTTATTCATCAAGTGTATGAGCTGTGGTTTAAGCAAATTTTGCATGAACTTGATTCAGTGCTCGATTTTTTTCAACGTGATTATGTTTTAGAACCAAACATTGGCGTAGCGGTTTCTCGCTTAATTCGAATCACTGAGATTCAGTCTGTAATGATTGATCAATTGCGTGTTTTAGAAACAATGGCGCCGGGCGATTTTCTCGATTTCCGAGAGGCTTTGTCACCCGCCTCAGGTTTTCAGAGCGCACAATTTCGATTAATTGAAAATAAAATGGGCTTAAGAAAAATTGAACGAATCGGGTTTGGTGGAAAAGAATACTCTGAAAGACTCTCAAAGTCTGACTTAGCCAAAGTATTGCCAAGTGAGCAAAGCCGAACTCTTTTTGAACTGATTGAATTATGGCTTGAACGCACGCCCTTTTTAGAATTTAAGGGGTTTGATTTTTGGGTGTTGTATCAATCTGTCATCGAAAAAAATCTGGCGCGAGATCAATCGGTTATTGAAGCCAATCCTTTTCTTTCGCCGGAAGCTCGAGAGAAAGAAATGAAAAATCTTAAAATGACTCGCGAAAATTTTGAAGCAATTTTCGATTCAGAAAAACATCTTGCTTTAATTCAGAATGGCCAGCGTAGGCTATCTCATCGAGCTTCAAAAGCGGCACTTCTCATTTTACTTTACAAGGAAAAACCCATTTTGCACCTTCCCTACCGATTGCTCACAGCACTCATCGAAATTGATGAACGATTTGCTACTTGGCGATATCGCCATTTTCAAATGGTTCATCGGATGATCGGAACTAAGATTGGAACAGGTGGCTCCTCGGGTCACCACTATTTAAAGACAACTGTCGATGCGCATCGTATTTTTAGCGATCTCTTTAATCTTTCCACTTACTTGCTTCCTTCTTCAGAATTACCCACTTTGCCATTAGAAGTTGAGCGCGAGCTTGGATTCTATTATACACCATAA
- a CDS encoding NAD(P)-binding domain-containing protein, with the protein MKIGIIGSGIVSQTLAEGFLLKGHDVMLGTRHPEKLTDWAARQHKNINIDSFSETANFGEVIILSVSSAAVYQAIDIAGKEFFSKKTVIDLINPIDFSKGFPPKLNSIQNASLTEAIQAYLPDSHLVKAFNTVSVHQMTKPVYQEGKASLPICGNHAESKSVVTKLAESFGWDVVDLGRLDMAFWMDSLAMMFIIYGAKNKVPVGFKFYRG; encoded by the coding sequence ATGAAAATCGGAATAATCGGTTCGGGAATTGTCTCACAAACATTGGCAGAAGGCTTTTTGCTAAAGGGTCATGATGTGATGCTCGGAACAAGGCATCCTGAAAAATTGACCGACTGGGCTGCACGGCAACATAAAAACATCAACATCGATTCCTTTTCAGAAACGGCTAATTTCGGAGAGGTGATTATTCTTTCTGTTTCATCCGCAGCCGTTTACCAAGCGATTGATATCGCTGGAAAAGAATTTTTTTCGAAAAAGACCGTCATTGATTTGATTAATCCCATTGATTTTTCAAAGGGATTTCCACCAAAGTTGAATTCAATTCAAAATGCTTCATTAACTGAAGCCATACAAGCTTATCTCCCTGATTCGCATTTGGTTAAAGCCTTTAATACAGTTTCTGTTCACCAAATGACAAAGCCGGTTTATCAAGAAGGAAAGGCGAGTTTGCCCATTTGTGGTAATCATGCCGAAAGTAAATCTGTAGTTACCAAATTAGCCGAATCCTTCGGTTGGGATGTGGTTGATTTGGGACGATTGGATATGGCTTTTTGGATGGATTCACTTGCAATGATGTTTATCATTTATGGGGCTAAAAATAAAGTGCCCGTCGGGTTTAAATTTTACCGAGGTTGA
- a CDS encoding pirin family protein, producing the protein MMVYNDSTVERKKIFYPASERGFANHGWLKSFHSFSFGSYHNPEKTNFGLLRVLNDDTVEAGYGFGTHPHQNFEIVSIPLEGALSHKDSTGRAEVIREGEVQIMSAGTGISHSEYNHSTSDLVKFLQIWVFPKVQNIEPRYEQKFFDKAGRVNKFQTVVSPKQESGGVWINQDATFSLGDFETGRQIEYALQHSGNGIYLFVIEGEIEFDSQVIGRRDAIGVSGQNTFSFKALKDSKLLLIEVPMN; encoded by the coding sequence ATGATGGTTTATAATGATTCGACCGTTGAACGTAAAAAAATCTTTTATCCTGCTTCAGAACGTGGATTTGCAAACCACGGTTGGCTAAAGAGTTTTCACAGTTTTAGTTTTGGCAGCTATCATAACCCTGAAAAAACAAATTTTGGTTTGCTTCGTGTCCTTAATGATGATACCGTTGAAGCCGGTTATGGATTTGGGACACATCCGCATCAAAATTTTGAAATCGTTTCCATTCCTTTGGAGGGTGCGCTTTCGCACAAAGACAGTACCGGTCGGGCAGAAGTCATTCGAGAAGGCGAGGTTCAAATTATGTCGGCTGGGACAGGAATCTCTCACTCAGAATACAATCATTCAACGTCTGACCTTGTCAAGTTTTTGCAGATTTGGGTTTTTCCAAAAGTGCAAAATATTGAACCGCGTTATGAGCAAAAGTTTTTCGATAAGGCCGGTCGTGTCAATAAGTTTCAAACCGTCGTTTCTCCTAAACAGGAAAGTGGAGGCGTTTGGATTAATCAAGATGCAACATTTTCGCTTGGCGATTTTGAAACAGGTCGTCAGATCGAATACGCGCTTCAACACTCAGGAAATGGGATATATCTTTTTGTGATTGAGGGAGAAATTGAGTTTGACTCTCAAGTTATCGGAAGGCGTGATGCTATTGGAGTTTCGGGACAAAACACTTTTTCGTTTAAGGCCTTAAAGGACTCTAAACTTCTTTTAATTGAAGTTCCGATGAATTAA
- a CDS encoding HupE/UreJ family protein has protein sequence MTSQFEIFLRLGFEHISDVKGYDHILFIVALTAGFPTKAWKKLLYLVTAFTVGHSITLALSTLQILTVSRDWIEFLIPLTIFVTAVYQVFITSQLPLQAIPDAMQVASETKLLYPTTVFFGLIHGLGFSNFLRQLLGQEENLFLPLFSFNLGLELGQIVIVGFAFLMIWFLTKVIKLQFRDTILVLMSGISFLAFGMMFERFPH, from the coding sequence ATGACTTCGCAATTTGAAATTTTTCTGAGATTAGGATTTGAACATATCTCTGATGTCAAAGGGTACGATCACATTCTTTTTATTGTAGCTCTAACTGCTGGTTTCCCAACAAAAGCTTGGAAAAAATTGTTATACCTTGTTACGGCATTTACGGTAGGCCATAGCATCACCTTAGCCCTTTCGACATTGCAAATCCTTACTGTTTCACGTGATTGGATTGAGTTTCTGATTCCACTTACCATTTTTGTGACAGCGGTTTACCAAGTCTTTATCACTTCTCAATTACCACTTCAAGCAATTCCAGACGCAATGCAGGTGGCAAGTGAAACAAAGCTTCTTTACCCGACAACAGTTTTTTTTGGGCTTATCCACGGCTTGGGTTTTTCTAATTTTTTAAGGCAACTTTTGGGGCAGGAAGAAAACTTATTTCTCCCACTGTTTTCTTTTAATCTTGGTCTCGAACTTGGTCAAATTGTTATTGTAGGTTTTGCTTTTTTGATGATATGGTTTCTTACCAAAGTCATCAAACTGCAATTTCGCGATACCATTTTGGTTTTAATGAGCGGGATTTCATTTCTTGCATTTGGAATGATGTTTGAAAGATTTCCGCATTAA
- a CDS encoding tetratricopeptide repeat protein: MINEFDDLSPEFEPKIQSRSETDKSTDSQIKSLLKKAWENRNHDVHKALQIAIDALTLSERSKDQMSEAQSHKMIGHCRMWLSENENALEAFGKAYAIFETLSEIEYTANILYEMGCIYAKLDDFPNALNCHLKSFGICQTHHLASGEALSLSGIGYVYENMNDYEKAIDYYSRSLDIWERLGDKWGQANSLQNLGVILFERLSAPEEALLNFMKSLEFTLEIGDVRGTAKAFFLIGEVKRMQYKFEEAFQSYERATVIAENSGERFIQTQVQISIGKTHLAENNTAQAIKVLKSALSIAESLKSRDLKSKCHKTLSEAFRIQSDYQKAYEHYVSYHTFRDEIHSEETERRIKNLQVRLETERAQQKAEVYRLKNFDLAQANSELHLLKESLEEANKALLKASKLKTELLGIAATELQEPIHSILNFSKSLLEPSQIAVKREQLLKLIYDLSLRMSHIITKLLNDESIRDGTVKLSLRPLGISNLLKLTYLKYQAIAEKEEANVIFELEPDLMLQGDEDLIKDALERILQRFTQMLKLKQVLKISAKELPSMSIQLGFTLVNSIRGVHQKSETNLKTLEVNQEFRSDEVTKRIIYLHKGMIEEGQTDEEIKLLVTFPKSI; this comes from the coding sequence ATGATAAACGAATTTGACGACCTATCCCCCGAATTTGAGCCTAAAATCCAATCAAGAAGTGAAACCGATAAATCAACGGATTCCCAAATAAAATCACTCTTAAAAAAGGCGTGGGAAAATAGAAATCATGATGTGCACAAAGCGCTCCAAATTGCAATTGATGCACTTACTCTGAGCGAAAGGTCGAAAGATCAAATGAGTGAAGCCCAAAGCCACAAAATGATTGGTCATTGCAGAATGTGGCTTTCTGAAAACGAAAATGCCTTAGAAGCATTTGGAAAGGCTTATGCCATTTTTGAAACCCTCTCTGAAATTGAATACACGGCCAATATTCTCTACGAAATGGGCTGTATCTATGCCAAGTTAGATGATTTCCCGAATGCACTCAATTGCCACCTTAAAAGCTTTGGAATATGTCAAACCCACCATTTGGCTTCCGGTGAAGCCTTGTCACTTAGTGGCATCGGTTATGTTTATGAAAACATGAATGATTATGAAAAGGCCATCGACTATTACTCGAGAAGTTTAGACATTTGGGAGCGGCTTGGTGATAAATGGGGTCAAGCCAATTCGTTGCAAAACCTTGGCGTTATATTATTTGAGCGGCTTTCTGCACCCGAAGAAGCGTTGTTGAATTTTATGAAAAGCTTGGAGTTTACACTCGAAATCGGGGATGTTCGTGGCACAGCAAAAGCATTCTTTTTAATTGGTGAAGTCAAAAGAATGCAGTATAAATTTGAGGAAGCCTTTCAAAGTTATGAACGAGCAACGGTGATTGCTGAAAACTCCGGTGAGCGATTCATTCAAACACAGGTTCAAATCAGTATTGGGAAAACGCATTTGGCCGAAAATAATACAGCACAAGCCATTAAGGTTCTAAAGTCGGCGCTTTCAATTGCTGAATCCCTTAAATCAAGAGACTTGAAATCGAAATGTCATAAAACTTTATCCGAAGCCTTTCGGATTCAAAGTGATTACCAAAAGGCCTATGAGCATTATGTGTCTTATCATACTTTTCGTGACGAAATTCATAGTGAAGAAACGGAACGAAGAATAAAAAACTTACAAGTAAGACTTGAGACGGAACGAGCGCAACAAAAAGCAGAAGTCTATCGATTGAAAAATTTTGATCTGGCACAAGCAAATTCCGAATTACATTTGCTTAAAGAGTCGCTTGAAGAAGCCAATAAAGCGCTTCTCAAAGCATCGAAGCTTAAGACTGAGCTTTTAGGAATTGCCGCAACAGAACTTCAAGAGCCAATTCATTCAATTTTAAATTTTTCTAAAAGCTTGCTCGAGCCAAGCCAGATTGCGGTGAAAAGAGAACAATTGTTAAAACTGATTTATGATCTTTCTCTTAGGATGTCTCATATCATCACTAAACTTTTGAATGATGAATCGATTCGTGACGGAACTGTTAAGCTCTCCCTAAGACCGTTAGGAATTTCAAATTTACTGAAGCTAACTTACTTGAAATATCAAGCAATTGCTGAAAAGGAAGAAGCCAATGTCATTTTTGAACTAGAACCCGACCTGATGTTGCAAGGTGACGAAGATTTAATCAAAGATGCCTTAGAAAGAATTTTGCAAAGATTCACACAGATGTTAAAATTGAAGCAAGTATTAAAAATATCAGCAAAAGAACTGCCTTCAATGTCCATTCAACTTGGTTTTACGCTTGTGAATTCTATTCGCGGGGTTCATCAAAAAAGTGAAACGAATTTGAAGACGCTTGAGGTTAACCAAGAGTTCCGTTCCGATGAAGTGACAAAAAGAATCATTTACCTTCATAAGGGAATGATTGAAGAAGGTCAGACCGATGAGGAAATAAAACTTCTCGTTACTTTCCCAAAATCTATTTAG
- a CDS encoding BrxA/BrxB family bacilliredoxin, whose protein sequence is MFDIIQRDAMIDAMRRELTDYGVRELRSPEEVDAVISAQKGTILVFVNSVCGCAAGAARPGLKLSFRSEQKPDEIVTVFAGQDREATERARSYFKGFQPSSPSAYLLKNGEVVAALHRHQIEGRNAEQVALQLEQMFAKFCN, encoded by the coding sequence ATGTTTGATATTATTCAAAGAGACGCAATGATTGACGCAATGCGCCGCGAGCTTACAGATTATGGTGTTCGCGAACTTCGTTCACCTGAAGAAGTTGATGCCGTCATCAGTGCTCAAAAAGGTACAATTCTCGTGTTTGTTAATTCGGTGTGTGGATGTGCCGCCGGTGCCGCTCGTCCGGGACTTAAACTCTCGTTTCGTTCAGAGCAAAAGCCCGATGAAATTGTAACCGTTTTTGCAGGGCAAGATCGTGAAGCGACCGAACGAGCACGATCATACTTTAAAGGATTTCAACCGTCATCACCCTCAGCATATTTGCTAAAAAATGGTGAGGTTGTTGCAGCACTTCATCGTCATCAAATTGAAGGTCGAAATGCGGAACAAGTGGCACTCCAATTAGAGCAGATGTTTGCCAAATTTTGTAACTAA